The following coding sequences lie in one Streptomyces venezuelae genomic window:
- a CDS encoding MFS transporter yields the protein MDREAIPAPEPAPASDPAREAGASVPHTGGGRHEHRWLILAVVGIAQLMVVLDATIVNIALPSAQKDLGFSDGNRQWIVTAYALAFGSLLLLGGRIADLVGRKVVFLAGLAGFAVASAIGGAATSFSMLVAARALQGVFGALLAPAALSLLTTTFTDPRERAKAFGIYGAIAGAGGAVGLLLGGVLTEYLNWRWCLYVNLAFALVAMVGGARLLHAGAPPDRPRLDVPGTLLVSAGLFCIVYGFSNAETHAWSDVLTWGFLVVGAVLLVLFAWWQTRAAHPLLPLRVVLDRDRGASFLAMFISGAGMFGVFLFLTYYLQQILQYTPVKTGLAFLPMVAVMVVASVVTTNNLVPRVGAKPIVPLGMGLSAAGMAWLTALDVSSGYAAHVLPPLLVAGLGLGLIFAPAMSMATAGVAAHDAGVASAMVNTSQQVGGSIGTALLNTLATTAASNYLVGRKPSPQVQAQAAMQSYSTAYWWSALFFAIGLVVTVILYRRGAPRPTETGSGAVHM from the coding sequence ATGGACCGTGAAGCCATACCGGCGCCGGAACCCGCTCCGGCGTCCGATCCCGCGCGTGAGGCCGGAGCGTCCGTGCCGCACACGGGAGGCGGGCGGCACGAACACCGCTGGCTGATCCTCGCGGTGGTCGGCATCGCCCAGCTCATGGTGGTGCTCGACGCGACGATCGTGAACATCGCGCTGCCCTCGGCCCAGAAGGACCTGGGTTTCTCCGACGGCAACCGCCAGTGGATCGTCACCGCGTACGCGCTCGCCTTCGGCTCCCTGCTGCTGCTCGGCGGGCGCATCGCCGACCTGGTGGGCCGCAAGGTCGTCTTCCTCGCCGGTCTCGCCGGGTTCGCGGTGGCGTCCGCGATCGGCGGCGCGGCGACGAGCTTCTCGATGCTGGTGGCCGCCCGCGCCCTGCAGGGCGTCTTCGGCGCGCTGCTCGCGCCCGCGGCCCTGTCGCTGCTCACGACGACGTTCACCGATCCGCGGGAGCGCGCCAAGGCGTTCGGCATCTACGGCGCGATCGCGGGCGCGGGCGGCGCGGTGGGGCTGCTGCTCGGCGGCGTCCTCACGGAGTATCTGAACTGGCGCTGGTGCCTGTACGTGAACCTCGCGTTCGCCCTGGTCGCCATGGTCGGCGGCGCGCGGCTGCTGCACGCGGGCGCTCCCCCGGACCGGCCCAGGCTCGACGTGCCGGGCACGCTGCTGGTGTCGGCGGGACTCTTCTGCATCGTGTACGGCTTCTCCAACGCCGAGACGCACGCCTGGAGTGACGTGTTGACCTGGGGGTTCCTGGTCGTCGGCGCGGTGCTCCTGGTGCTGTTCGCGTGGTGGCAGACACGGGCCGCGCATCCGCTGCTGCCGCTGCGGGTGGTCCTCGACCGGGACCGCGGGGCGTCGTTCCTCGCGATGTTCATCTCGGGTGCCGGCATGTTCGGCGTGTTCCTGTTCCTCACGTATTACTTGCAGCAGATCCTGCAGTACACGCCCGTCAAGACCGGCCTGGCCTTCCTGCCCATGGTGGCCGTGATGGTGGTGGCCTCCGTGGTGACCACCAACAACCTGGTGCCGCGGGTCGGCGCGAAGCCGATCGTGCCGCTGGGCATGGGACTTTCGGCGGCGGGCATGGCCTGGCTCACCGCCCTGGACGTGTCCAGCGGTTACGCCGCGCACGTCCTGCCGCCGCTGCTGGTCGCCGGGCTGGGTCTGGGTCTGATCTTCGCGCCGGCGATGAGCATGGCGACGGCCGGTGTCGCCGCCCATGACGCGGGCGTGGCCTCTGCGATGGTCAACACCAGCCAGCAGGTGGGCGGTTCGATCGGCACGGCCCTGCTGAACACGCTCGCGACCACGGCCGCCTCCAACTACCTGGTGGGCAGGAAGCCGAGCCCCCAGGTGCAGGCGCAGGCGGCGATGCAGTCGTACTCGACCGCGTACTGGTGGTCGGCCCTCTTCTTCGCGATCGGCCTCGTCGTTACGGTGATCCTGTACCGCAGAGGCGCGCCGAGACCGACGGAGACGGGCAGCGGCGCGGTCCACATGTAG
- a CDS encoding sigma-70 family RNA polymerase sigma factor gives MTPALLRSRPGIDPTRDELTTQWALAARDGDAQAFEQFVRATRRDVWRFVAHLSGDLHGADDLTQETYLRALTALPGFAARSSARTWLLAIARRVVADRFRSAAARPRIADTGDWQAAAERAQPHGLPGFDEGVALLDLLETLDAPRREAFVLTQLAGLPYADAADAVGCPIGTVRSRVARARERVSELLLAADDAA, from the coding sequence ATGACACCTGCCCTTTTGCGGTCCCGGCCCGGCATCGACCCGACCCGCGACGAGCTGACCACGCAGTGGGCGCTCGCGGCCCGTGACGGCGACGCCCAGGCGTTCGAGCAGTTCGTGCGGGCCACGCGCCGCGACGTCTGGCGCTTCGTCGCCCACCTCAGCGGTGACCTGCACGGCGCCGACGACCTGACCCAGGAGACGTACCTCCGTGCCCTGACCGCGCTGCCCGGCTTCGCCGCGCGGTCGAGCGCCCGCACCTGGCTGCTCGCCATCGCGCGCCGCGTGGTCGCCGACCGCTTCCGCTCGGCGGCGGCCCGGCCCCGCATCGCCGACACCGGCGACTGGCAGGCGGCCGCGGAACGGGCCCAGCCGCACGGCCTGCCGGGCTTCGACGAGGGCGTGGCCCTGCTCGACCTCCTGGAGACCCTCGACGCGCCGCGCCGCGAGGCGTTCGTCCTGACGCAGCTCGCCGGGCTGCCGTACGCGGACGCGGCGGACGCCGTCGGCTGTCCGATCGGCACGGTGCGTTCGCGTGTGGCGCGGGCCAGGGAACGGGTGAGCGAGCTGCTGCTCGCGGCGGACGACGCCGCGTAG
- a CDS encoding alpha/beta fold hydrolase has protein sequence MHLRIAVRSLLTAAAALALGGVGLTAPAHASSAPASAPTSILDVPPRGANDWSCKPDAAHPQPVVLVNGTFKLMAENWATLSPRLKRAGYCVFAFNYGKMATASVPRSAAELKDFVEAVRAATGAAKVDLVGHSQGGMMPRYYVKFLGGADKVDDLVGIVPSNHGTSNPLAKPLGDIACPACLDQMTGSELLARLNEGTETPAGPDYTVVTTRYDEVVVPYTSALLNGPEEHVTNVVLQDRCPLDPFLHDQATKDPVVAQWVLNALDREGPADAAFGPRCIGG, from the coding sequence ATGCACCTGCGTATCGCCGTACGGTCCCTGCTGACCGCCGCGGCCGCCCTCGCCCTCGGAGGCGTGGGCCTCACCGCCCCGGCCCACGCCTCCTCAGCCCCCGCCTCCGCGCCGACCTCGATCCTGGACGTCCCGCCCCGCGGCGCCAACGACTGGTCCTGCAAGCCGGACGCGGCGCACCCGCAGCCCGTCGTCCTGGTCAACGGCACGTTCAAGCTGATGGCGGAGAACTGGGCCACGCTCTCGCCCCGGCTGAAGAGGGCGGGCTACTGCGTCTTCGCGTTCAACTACGGAAAAATGGCGACCGCTTCGGTCCCGCGGTCCGCCGCGGAGCTCAAGGACTTCGTCGAGGCCGTCCGCGCCGCCACGGGGGCGGCGAAGGTCGACCTCGTCGGGCACAGCCAGGGCGGCATGATGCCGCGCTACTACGTGAAGTTCCTCGGCGGCGCGGACAAGGTCGACGACCTGGTCGGCATCGTGCCGTCCAACCACGGCACGTCCAACCCCCTCGCCAAGCCGCTCGGCGACATCGCCTGTCCGGCCTGCCTCGACCAGATGACGGGGTCCGAGCTGCTCGCGAGGCTCAACGAAGGGACCGAGACACCGGCCGGTCCCGACTACACGGTCGTCACCACGCGGTACGACGAGGTCGTCGTCCCCTACACCAGCGCCCTGTTGAACGGTCCCGAGGAGCACGTCACCAACGTCGTCCTCCAGGACCGCTGTCCCCTGGACCCGTTCCTGCACGACCAGGCCACGAAGGACCCCGTCGTCGCGCAGTGGGTGCTGAACGCGCTGGACCGCGAGGGCCCTGCCGACGCGGCCTTCGGGCCCAGATGCATCGGCGGGTAG
- a CDS encoding cation:proton antiporter, with product MHSAVFLIEFGAIILALGLLGRFAGRFRFSPIPLYLLAGLAFGEGGLLPLGASEEFVAIGAEIGVILLLLMLGLEYTANDLVSNLKTQYPAGLVDCTLNALPGAIAALLMGWGPVAAVVLAGVTWISSSGVIAKVLGDLGRLGNRETPVILSVLVLEDLAMAVYLPIITALLAGVGLAAGSLTLAIALGAAGIVLFIAVRYGRLISRFVSSDDPEKLLLVVLGLTILVAGIAQQLQVSAAVGAFLVGIALSGEVAEGAHSLLAPLRDLFAAVFFVFFGLHTDPSSIPPVLLPALALAVVTALTKIATGYWAARRAGVSVKGRWRAGGALVARGEFSIVIAGLAVAAGIEPSLGPLATAYVLILVIVGPLTARYTQPIAAYVGGVLARRRTPAAESVQVPAPRDTVEALDGQDAADRS from the coding sequence ATGCATTCCGCTGTCTTTCTGATCGAGTTCGGCGCGATCATCCTCGCCCTCGGTCTGCTCGGCCGGTTCGCGGGCCGCTTCCGGTTCTCGCCGATCCCGCTGTATCTGCTCGCCGGCCTCGCGTTCGGCGAGGGCGGGCTGCTGCCGCTGGGCGCCAGCGAGGAGTTCGTCGCCATCGGCGCCGAGATCGGCGTCATCCTTCTGCTGCTGATGCTCGGCCTCGAATACACGGCCAACGATCTCGTCAGCAACCTCAAGACGCAGTACCCGGCCGGTCTGGTCGACTGCACCCTCAACGCGCTGCCCGGCGCCATCGCCGCGCTGCTCATGGGCTGGGGTCCGGTCGCCGCCGTGGTGCTCGCCGGTGTCACCTGGATCTCGTCGTCCGGCGTCATCGCCAAGGTCCTCGGCGACCTCGGCCGGCTCGGCAACCGCGAGACACCCGTCATCCTCAGCGTCCTGGTCCTCGAAGACCTGGCGATGGCCGTCTACCTGCCCATCATCACCGCCCTGCTGGCGGGCGTCGGTCTCGCGGCCGGCAGCCTCACGCTCGCCATCGCCCTGGGCGCCGCAGGCATCGTCCTCTTCATCGCGGTGCGCTACGGCCGGCTCATCTCGCGGTTCGTCTCCAGCGACGACCCCGAGAAGCTGCTCCTGGTGGTGCTTGGTCTGACCATCCTCGTCGCAGGGATCGCACAGCAGCTCCAGGTGTCCGCGGCCGTCGGCGCGTTCCTGGTCGGCATCGCGCTCTCCGGCGAGGTCGCCGAGGGCGCGCACTCGCTGCTCGCGCCGCTGCGCGACCTCTTCGCGGCCGTCTTCTTCGTCTTCTTCGGGCTGCACACCGACCCGTCGAGCATCCCGCCGGTGCTGCTGCCCGCGCTCGCGCTCGCCGTCGTCACCGCTCTGACGAAGATCGCGACCGGCTACTGGGCGGCCCGCCGCGCGGGCGTCTCGGTCAAGGGCCGCTGGCGGGCGGGCGGCGCGCTGGTGGCGCGCGGCGAGTTCTCCATCGTCATCGCCGGGCTCGCGGTCGCGGCGGGCATCGAGCCCTCGCTCGGGCCGCTGGCCACGGCGTACGTCCTGATCCTCGTGATCGTCGGACCGCTGACCGCCCGTTACACGCAGCCGATCGCGGCGTACGTGGGCGGCGTACTGGCACGGCGTCGCACCCCGGCCGCCGAGTCCGTGCAGGTGCCCGCACCGCGGGACACGGTCGAGGCGCTGGACGGACAGGACGCGGCCGACCGGTCCTAG
- a CDS encoding cation:proton antiporter regulatory subunit, with protein sequence MPASRLSRTPLPGIGIRYDLTTREQQRLSVIAHRDGARTLSAYRSDDPDECALSTRLSSGEADALIDALMPSHHSPTLLHTTDLGLVAERVLLSATSHWNGRLLGETRMRTETGVSIVAVLRRADAIPSPAPDFRLAGGDTLIVIGTREGVETAATILGRE encoded by the coding sequence GTGCCCGCCTCACGCCTCAGCCGTACGCCGCTTCCTGGCATCGGCATCCGGTACGACCTCACGACCCGAGAACAGCAGCGCCTCTCGGTGATCGCGCACCGGGACGGAGCACGGACGCTGAGCGCCTACCGGTCCGACGACCCGGACGAGTGCGCGCTGTCGACGCGGCTGAGCTCCGGTGAGGCCGACGCGCTCATCGACGCCCTCATGCCCTCGCACCACAGCCCGACCCTCCTGCACACCACGGACCTGGGTCTGGTCGCCGAGCGTGTCCTGCTCTCGGCGACCTCGCACTGGAACGGCCGGCTCCTCGGCGAGACCCGGATGCGGACCGAGACGGGTGTGTCGATCGTGGCCGTGCTGCGCAGGGCCGACGCCATTCCGTCGCCCGCCCCCGACTTCCGCCTCGCGGGCGGGGACACCCTGATCGTCATCGGGACGCGCGAAGGCGTCGAGACGGCCGCGACGATACTCGGGCGGGAGTGA
- a CDS encoding ATP-dependent DNA ligase → MLLARLAHVSKEVAATSARSRKIALLAELFRAAEPDDVPIAIPYLSGRLPQGRLGIGWSTLKHAVPPADAPTLTVRGVDEALTAIGAVAGAGSQGERKRLVGELMGAATEDEQRFLIGLLTGEVRQGALDAVAVEGLAVATEIPSDAVRRAVMLAGSVSPVAQALLAEGAEALDEFRLTVGRPILPMLAHSAGSVAEGIDKLGACAVEEKLDGIRVQVHRDGDDVRVYTRTLDDITDRLPELTAAALGLDGSHFILDGEVIALGADGRPRPFQEIAGRVGSRVDVSTAAAELPLSPVFFDALSVAGRDLLDLPFSERHAELAALVPEPMRVRRTLVTDPDDERQRGEAQEFFEATLGRGHEGVVLKGLDAPYSAGRRGASWLKLKPVHTLDLVVLAAEWGHGRRTGKLSNLHLGARRPDGSFAMLGKTFKGMTDAMLAWQTEHLRGLAVEENGYVVKVRPELVVEIAYDGLQKSTRYPAGVTLRFARVLRYREDKSPEEADTVETVLRNGPGGA, encoded by the coding sequence ATGCTGCTCGCCCGGCTCGCCCACGTGTCCAAGGAAGTGGCCGCCACCTCGGCGCGGTCCCGGAAGATCGCGCTGCTCGCCGAGTTGTTCCGGGCCGCGGAGCCTGACGACGTGCCGATCGCCATTCCCTATCTCTCGGGGCGGCTGCCCCAGGGGCGTCTCGGGATCGGGTGGAGCACGCTCAAGCACGCGGTGCCGCCCGCCGACGCGCCGACGCTGACGGTGCGCGGGGTGGACGAGGCGTTGACCGCGATCGGAGCGGTGGCCGGCGCGGGGTCGCAGGGGGAACGCAAGCGGCTGGTCGGTGAGCTGATGGGCGCGGCCACCGAGGACGAGCAGCGGTTCCTGATCGGGCTCCTGACCGGTGAGGTCCGCCAGGGCGCACTGGACGCGGTGGCGGTCGAGGGGCTCGCCGTGGCCACGGAGATTCCGTCGGACGCGGTACGGCGCGCGGTCATGCTCGCCGGGTCCGTGAGCCCCGTCGCCCAGGCACTGCTCGCGGAGGGCGCGGAGGCTCTGGACGAGTTCCGGCTGACCGTGGGCCGGCCGATCCTGCCGATGCTCGCGCACAGCGCCGGTTCCGTCGCGGAGGGCATCGACAAGCTGGGGGCGTGCGCGGTCGAGGAGAAGCTGGACGGCATCCGCGTGCAGGTGCACAGGGACGGGGACGACGTACGCGTCTACACCCGCACCCTGGACGACATCACCGACCGCCTGCCCGAGCTGACGGCCGCCGCGCTCGGTCTGGACGGCTCGCACTTCATCCTGGACGGCGAGGTCATCGCGCTGGGCGCGGACGGGCGGCCCCGGCCGTTCCAGGAGATCGCGGGTCGTGTCGGGTCTCGCGTGGACGTATCGACAGCGGCGGCGGAGCTGCCACTCTCCCCCGTCTTCTTCGACGCCCTGTCCGTGGCGGGGCGGGACCTTCTCGACCTGCCGTTCAGCGAGCGCCACGCCGAACTGGCGGCGCTGGTGCCCGAACCCATGCGGGTGCGGCGCACGCTCGTCACCGACCCGGACGACGAGCGGCAGCGCGGCGAGGCCCAGGAGTTCTTCGAGGCGACGCTGGGGCGCGGCCACGAGGGTGTCGTACTGAAGGGGCTCGACGCCCCTTACAGCGCGGGGCGCCGGGGCGCGTCCTGGCTGAAGCTCAAACCGGTGCACACCCTGGACCTGGTGGTGCTCGCCGCCGAGTGGGGCCACGGGCGCCGCACCGGCAAGCTGTCCAACCTGCATCTGGGCGCGCGACGGCCCGACGGCTCGTTCGCCATGCTGGGCAAGACCTTCAAGGGCATGACGGACGCCATGCTCGCCTGGCAGACCGAGCACCTGCGGGGCCTGGCGGTCGAGGAGAACGGCTACGTGGTGAAGGTGCGCCCCGAACTCGTCGTGGAGATCGCCTACGACGGACTCCAGAAGTCCACGCGCTACCCGGCAGGCGTCACGCTCCGCTTCGCCAGGGTCCTCCGCTACCGCGAGGACAAGTCCCCGGAGGAGGCGGACACCGTGGAGACGGTACTGCGGAACGGGCCCGGCGGAGCATAG
- a CDS encoding SsgA family sporulation/cell division regulator, which translates to MAVTLEQPARARLITPEGRERALPVVLRYSAEDPLAIQMVFPSQASLDGAEVTWIFARELLEEGMSAPAGSGDVHIWPCGRARTVLEFHSHQGLALVQFDKIVLRRFLVRSYAVVPAGGEEESLELDQGLSRLLGGV; encoded by the coding sequence ATGGCCGTCACCCTCGAACAGCCCGCACGTGCCCGTCTCATCACCCCCGAGGGCCGCGAACGCGCTCTGCCCGTCGTCCTGCGCTACTCGGCGGAGGATCCCCTGGCCATCCAGATGGTCTTCCCCTCGCAGGCGTCGCTCGACGGCGCGGAGGTCACCTGGATCTTCGCCCGAGAGCTCCTGGAGGAGGGCATGAGCGCACCCGCGGGCAGCGGTGACGTGCACATCTGGCCGTGCGGGCGGGCCCGGACGGTCCTCGAGTTCCACTCGCACCAGGGGCTGGCCCTCGTACAGTTCGACAAGATCGTGCTGCGCCGGTTCCTCGTGCGGTCGTACGCCGTCGTGCCCGCGGGCGGCGAGGAGGAGAGCCTCGAACTCGACCAGGGGCTCTCGCGCCTGCTCGGCGGTGTCTGA